A window of Streptomyces gilvosporeus contains these coding sequences:
- a CDS encoding ABC transporter ATP-binding protein: MSGEPEQSGPVGKGDGAEGAAGAAPGGGRPPAVRIQGLWKKFGEQTAVSGIDLTLPAGRFIGLVGPNGAGKTTTLSMVTGLLRPDSGQVEIGGHDVWRDPVAVKSRIGVLPEGLRLFERLSGRELLGYIGRLRGLPGDEVDKRAGQLLEVLDLSGAQHKLVVDYSTGMRKKIGLAAALLHNPEILFLDEPFEGVDPVSAQTIRGVLERYTASGATVIFSSHVMELVESLCDWVAVIAAGRIRADGPLERVRGEAPSLQEAFLGLVGASGRGAGQNLDWLGGGAR, from the coding sequence GTGAGCGGTGAACCGGAGCAGAGCGGGCCTGTAGGGAAGGGCGACGGCGCGGAGGGGGCGGCCGGTGCGGCCCCCGGCGGCGGTCGGCCGCCGGCCGTTCGTATCCAGGGCCTGTGGAAGAAGTTCGGCGAACAGACCGCCGTCTCCGGCATCGACCTGACGCTGCCCGCGGGCCGCTTCATAGGGCTGGTCGGGCCCAACGGTGCGGGCAAGACCACCACCTTGTCGATGGTGACGGGGCTGCTGCGGCCGGATTCCGGGCAGGTCGAGATCGGCGGCCACGACGTATGGCGGGACCCGGTGGCCGTCAAGTCCCGTATCGGCGTCCTGCCCGAGGGCCTGCGCCTCTTCGAGCGCCTCTCGGGGCGCGAGCTTCTCGGCTATATAGGGCGGCTGCGCGGTCTGCCGGGCGACGAGGTCGACAAGCGGGCCGGTCAGCTGCTGGAGGTGCTGGACCTCTCCGGCGCCCAGCACAAACTGGTCGTCGACTACTCCACCGGTATGCGCAAGAAGATCGGCCTGGCCGCGGCGCTGCTGCACAACCCCGAAATCCTCTTCCTGGACGAGCCGTTCGAGGGCGTCGACCCGGTGTCGGCCCAGACCATCCGGGGCGTCCTGGAGCGCTATACCGCCTCCGGGGCGACGGTCATCTTCTCCAGCCATGTGATGGAGCTGGTGGAATCGCTGTGCGACTGGGTCGCGGTGATCGCCGCCGGCCGGATCCGCGCGGACGGCCCGCTGGAGCGCGTACGGGGCGAGGCGCCCTCCCTCCAGGAGGCGTTCCTCGGCCTCGTCGGCGCGAGCGGCCGCGGCGCGGGCCAGAATCTGGACTGGCTGGGCGGCGGCGCCCGATGA
- a CDS encoding bifunctional DNA primase/polymerase: protein MEETIGVTGAPPIPQQRGEQLIETAVRYAEERHWDVFPGASLEHDGDTPRCSCDADACPAPGAHPTAPGWAGLASGSASAVRRMWSKQPRASILLPTGRAFEALEVPEMAGCLALARMERMEVSLGPVTRTPHGRMLFLVLPGASAKVPELVRNLGWVPAALDLICRGEGEYIAAPPTRMAPHGSVQWVRRPTATNRWLPDAEDLISPLAYACGRDAAALRGR from the coding sequence GTGGAAGAGACCATCGGAGTCACAGGAGCCCCGCCGATCCCCCAGCAGCGCGGCGAGCAGCTGATCGAGACCGCGGTGCGTTACGCGGAGGAGCGGCATTGGGATGTGTTCCCCGGCGCATCGCTGGAGCACGACGGTGATACACCGCGCTGCTCGTGCGACGCCGACGCCTGCCCCGCGCCGGGCGCACACCCCACCGCACCCGGCTGGGCCGGGCTGGCCAGCGGCAGTGCGTCGGCCGTGCGCCGGATGTGGAGCAAGCAGCCGCGGGCCTCGATCCTGCTGCCGACCGGCCGCGCCTTCGAGGCGCTTGAGGTACCGGAGATGGCGGGCTGTCTGGCGCTGGCCCGTATGGAGCGGATGGAGGTGTCGCTCGGCCCGGTCACCCGTACCCCGCACGGCCGGATGCTCTTCCTCGTCCTGCCCGGTGCCTCGGCCAAGGTGCCCGAGCTGGTACGGAACCTGGGCTGGGTGCCGGCGGCCCTGGATCTGATCTGCCGCGGCGAGGGCGAGTACATCGCCGCGCCGCCGACCCGTATGGCGCCGCACGGTTCGGTGCAGTGGGTGCGCCGGCCCACCGCCACCAACCGCTGGCTGCCGGACGCGGAGGACCTGATCAGCCCGCTGGCGTACGCATGCGGGCGGGACGCGGCGGCGCTCCGGGGGCGCTGA
- a CDS encoding transcriptional regulator — protein sequence MAARPLVARQPNERLQALIQEAACSNAGLARRVNMCGAEHGLDLRYDKTSVARWLRGQQPRGRAPAIIAEALGRKLGRTVTIDEIGMADGKNLASGVGLQFSPTVLGAIEQVCELWRSDVGRRDFLSGSTVAASALVEPSRDWLITGADTQVARNAGARVGAADVEAVRATTAALSELDHRFGAGHVRPVVVHYLNSVVSGLLAGSYRESVGRELFAAVARLTELGGYMAVDTGQPGLAQRYYIQALRLAQAAGDRGYGGYVLAASMSHLAASLGNPREISQLARAAQEGARGHVTPRAEAMFFAAEARGHALMGDGRAFQTTAGRALSAMERAEAGADAGDDPAWISHFDQAYLADELAHCHRDLGQPGPAAQRAQEALDGHPEGRARRRAIGMVLLAGAQVQQREIEAACHTGTQAVELLGGLRSDRGAEYLEDLQLRLEPYREEPVVREFSARMELRAAAA from the coding sequence ATGGCCGCCAGGCCACTCGTCGCACGGCAGCCCAACGAACGGTTGCAGGCACTGATCCAGGAAGCCGCGTGCTCCAACGCGGGGCTCGCCCGCCGCGTCAACATGTGCGGCGCCGAGCACGGACTCGACCTGCGGTACGACAAGACCTCGGTGGCCCGGTGGCTGCGCGGCCAGCAGCCGCGCGGCCGCGCCCCGGCCATCATCGCGGAGGCGCTGGGCCGGAAGCTGGGGCGCACGGTCACCATCGACGAGATCGGGATGGCCGACGGCAAGAACCTCGCATCCGGGGTGGGGCTCCAGTTCTCCCCGACCGTCCTCGGGGCGATCGAGCAGGTCTGCGAGCTGTGGCGCAGCGACGTCGGGCGGCGCGACTTCCTCAGCGGCTCCACGGTGGCGGCCTCCGCCCTGGTGGAGCCGAGCCGCGACTGGCTGATCACCGGGGCGGACACCCAGGTCGCGCGCAACGCCGGCGCCCGGGTCGGCGCGGCGGACGTCGAGGCCGTACGGGCCACGACCGCGGCGCTCAGCGAACTCGACCACCGCTTCGGGGCCGGGCATGTGCGGCCGGTCGTGGTGCACTACCTCAACAGCGTCGTCTCCGGGCTGCTCGCCGGCTCGTACCGCGAGTCCGTCGGGCGCGAACTGTTCGCCGCCGTCGCCCGGTTGACGGAGCTCGGCGGCTATATGGCCGTCGACACCGGGCAGCCGGGGCTGGCGCAGCGCTACTACATCCAGGCGCTGCGGCTGGCCCAGGCGGCCGGCGACCGCGGCTACGGCGGCTACGTACTGGCCGCGAGCATGAGCCATCTCGCCGCCTCGCTGGGCAATCCGCGGGAGATCTCCCAGCTCGCACGGGCCGCGCAGGAAGGGGCGCGCGGGCACGTCACCCCACGGGCGGAGGCGATGTTCTTCGCCGCGGAGGCGCGCGGGCACGCCCTGATGGGCGACGGCCGCGCCTTCCAGACGACGGCGGGCCGGGCGCTTTCGGCCATGGAACGGGCCGAGGCGGGCGCCGACGCGGGCGACGACCCGGCCTGGATCAGCCATTTCGACCAGGCATATCTCGCCGATGAACTCGCCCACTGCCACCGGGACCTGGGCCAGCCCGGCCCGGCTGCCCAGCGGGCCCAGGAGGCACTGGACGGCCATCCCGAGGGCCGGGCGCGGCGCCGCGCCATCGGGATGGTGTTGCTGGCCGGTGCGCAGGTGCAGCAGCGCGAGATCGAAGCGGCCTGCCATACGGGCACCCAGGCCGTGGAGTTGCTCGGCGGGCTGCGGTCCGACCGGGGCGCGGAGTATCTGGAGGACCTTCAGCTCCGTTTGGAGCCGTATCGGGAGGAACCGGTCGTAAGGGAATTCAGCGCACGTATGGAACTGCGGGCCGCGGCGGCCTGA
- a CDS encoding ABC transporter substrate-binding protein, translating to MTGRRRSSPRPFSSAPALASAVACTAVIASLLSGCGSLPGASGDSGEKAPVTVMTWAPEGTKATNMPGMPAMAQAYARWVNSRGGIRGHHLRVLTCNERNDSVAAAQCAQRAVDEGAVAVVGSYSQFGRSFMSPLEIKGIPFIGGYGASGEEFQSPLSYPVNGGPASLLAGNGRQLAGACRRVALVRPDTIQGDQMPSLLNSGLRNGHRPPAEDIKAPEDGTDYSRQVTRALDGVGADPSVYGTAADGGKAAGSCVTTALGDHTDTFFDAFQRLQEDSPRVHVASVLGSVGQALVNRMGGSSGPLEGAYLTGWYPVSSDPRWGPMRKVVDDFAFNDNRIDPADQGVQTTWIAYTVLRAVIEQLDDAGVEDITPHALQTTLDDGDHAIDTGGLTPKLRWREGDMLAVQNFPRIVNGMVTYQVVRDGELVAAQDGFVNVTTTMERGVTNDE from the coding sequence ATGACCGGTCGGCGACGCTCCTCCCCCCGCCCCTTCTCCTCTGCTCCCGCGCTCGCTTCTGCGGTGGCATGCACGGCGGTCATCGCGTCGCTGCTCTCGGGCTGCGGCTCCCTCCCCGGGGCCTCGGGGGACTCCGGGGAGAAGGCGCCGGTCACGGTGATGACCTGGGCGCCGGAGGGTACCAAGGCGACCAACATGCCGGGCATGCCGGCCATGGCACAGGCGTACGCCCGGTGGGTCAACTCCCGGGGCGGGATCCGCGGCCACCACCTCAGGGTCCTGACCTGCAACGAGCGCAACGACTCGGTCGCGGCCGCGCAGTGCGCCCAGCGCGCGGTGGACGAGGGCGCGGTCGCGGTGGTCGGCTCCTACAGCCAGTTCGGCCGCTCGTTCATGTCGCCGCTGGAGATCAAGGGCATCCCGTTCATCGGCGGTTACGGCGCCTCGGGCGAGGAGTTCCAGAGCCCGCTGTCGTATCCGGTCAACGGGGGCCCGGCGTCCCTGCTCGCCGGAAACGGACGGCAGTTGGCGGGCGCGTGCCGGCGCGTCGCCCTGGTGCGGCCGGACACCATCCAGGGCGACCAGATGCCCTCGCTGCTCAACTCCGGTCTGCGCAACGGCCACAGGCCGCCGGCCGAGGACATCAAGGCACCCGAGGACGGCACCGACTACTCGCGCCAGGTCACCCGCGCGCTGGACGGCGTCGGCGCGGACCCGTCCGTCTACGGCACCGCGGCCGACGGCGGCAAGGCGGCCGGCTCCTGTGTGACCACCGCGCTCGGCGACCACACCGACACCTTCTTCGACGCCTTCCAACGGCTCCAGGAGGACAGCCCCCGGGTCCACGTCGCCTCCGTCCTGGGCAGCGTCGGCCAGGCGCTGGTGAACCGCATGGGCGGCTCGTCGGGCCCGCTGGAAGGGGCGTATCTCACCGGCTGGTACCCGGTTTCGAGCGATCCGCGCTGGGGACCGATGCGCAAGGTCGTCGACGACTTCGCCTTCAACGACAACCGCATCGATCCGGCCGACCAGGGCGTCCAGACGACCTGGATCGCCTATACGGTGCTGCGCGCGGTGATCGAGCAGCTCGACGACGCCGGCGTCGAGGACATCACCCCGCATGCCCTCCAGACCACCCTCGACGACGGCGACCACGCCATCGACACCGGGGGCCTGACCCCCAAACTGCGCTGGCGCGAGGGCGACATGCTCGCCGTCCAGAACTTCCCGCGCATAGTGAACGGCATGGTCACCTATCAGGTCGTCCGGGACGGGGAACTGGTCGCCGCGCAGGACGGGTTCGTGAACGTGACCACGACGATGGAGCGGGGAGTCACGAACGACGAGTGA
- a CDS encoding SCO4402 family protein, which produces MGGMPLTDMPWWRWRSNVRSALHMLSDPAFQQETWLAGRPGYGDVTDAVYRLVEDTWLDNWSADKYLGTIFRDAQEAQLVDAAVLNVLRIMHQVGADAPVTAYIEHPAWPEAVRVAREAHVRLATADGEDPDAPPCSLEVLALMTGAPGAPA; this is translated from the coding sequence ATGGGCGGTATGCCACTGACCGACATGCCGTGGTGGCGCTGGCGCAGCAATGTGCGCTCCGCGCTGCACATGCTCTCCGACCCCGCCTTCCAGCAGGAGACCTGGCTGGCGGGGCGTCCCGGGTACGGCGATGTGACCGACGCCGTCTACCGCCTCGTCGAGGACACCTGGCTGGACAACTGGTCCGCCGACAAATACCTGGGCACGATCTTCCGCGACGCCCAGGAGGCGCAGCTGGTCGACGCCGCCGTGCTGAACGTCCTGCGGATCATGCACCAGGTCGGCGCGGACGCACCGGTCACCGCGTACATCGAGCATCCGGCCTGGCCGGAGGCCGTACGGGTGGCCCGCGAGGCGCATGTCCGGCTGGCGACGGCGGACGGCGAGGACCCCGACGCGCCGCCGTGTTCGCTGGAGGTGCTGGCCCTGATGACGGGTGCGCCGGGCGCCCCGGCCTGA
- the purU gene encoding formyltetrahydrofolate deformylase has product MSKTQPTQQPGRPDRSDQYVLTLSCPDKQGIVHAVSSYLFITGCNIEDSQQFGDRDTGLFFMRVHFGADASVNLDKLRASFSAVGDSFQMDWQIHRADEKMRIVLMVSKFGHCLNDLLFRSRIGALPVEIAAVVSNHTDFAELVGSYDIPFHHIPVSRDNKAEAEAQLLELVREERVELVVLARYMQVLSDDLCKALSGRIINIHHSFLPSFKGAKPYHQAHARGVKLIGATAHYVTADLDEGPIIEQEVERVGHDVTPDQLVAIGRDVECQALARAVKWHSEHRVLLNGSRTVVFA; this is encoded by the coding sequence ATGAGCAAGACGCAGCCCACCCAGCAGCCCGGCCGGCCCGACCGGAGCGATCAGTACGTCCTCACGCTGTCCTGTCCGGACAAGCAGGGGATCGTGCACGCCGTGTCCAGCTATCTCTTCATCACCGGCTGCAACATCGAGGACAGTCAGCAGTTCGGCGACCGCGACACCGGACTGTTCTTCATGCGGGTGCACTTCGGCGCGGACGCCTCGGTGAACCTGGACAAGCTGCGGGCCAGCTTCTCCGCGGTGGGCGACTCCTTCCAGATGGACTGGCAGATCCACCGGGCCGACGAGAAGATGCGGATCGTCCTGATGGTGTCCAAGTTCGGGCACTGCCTCAACGACCTGCTCTTCCGCTCCCGGATCGGGGCGCTGCCGGTCGAGATCGCGGCCGTGGTCTCCAACCACACCGATTTCGCCGAGCTGGTCGGCTCGTACGACATCCCCTTCCACCACATCCCGGTCAGCCGCGACAACAAGGCGGAGGCCGAGGCCCAGCTGCTGGAGCTGGTGCGCGAGGAGCGGGTGGAGCTGGTGGTGCTGGCGCGCTATATGCAGGTCCTCTCCGACGATCTGTGCAAGGCGCTCTCCGGGCGGATCATCAACATCCACCACTCCTTCCTGCCGAGCTTCAAGGGCGCCAAGCCCTACCACCAGGCGCATGCGCGCGGTGTGAAGCTCATCGGGGCCACCGCCCACTATGTGACCGCCGACCTCGACGAGGGCCCGATCATCGAGCAGGAGGTCGAGCGGGTCGGGCACGACGTCACGCCCGACCAGCTCGTGGCGATCGGACGGGACGTGGAGTGCCAGGCGCTGGCCCGGGCCGTGAAGTGGCACAGCGAGCACCGGGTGCTGCTGAACGGCAGCCGGACGGTCGTCTTCGCCTAG
- a CDS encoding zf-HC2 domain-containing protein: MNGPDKWEGPERPDGPGGRPRIPAPRTAAEDRGPLPDIRPAPGPETGREAGADAGREARPGAAPEAVPEASPEPGQEAHPEAQPGAQREAPPAARPEARPGAQHEAPPDAHPPAQRPTHHTAVPETKPEAMTDTTGAGPGFPAAAVPGGAPPPQPAPPHTVLKSLLGAWALAACSAEETAAVETHLTDCASCADEALRLRDAVGLLHPADSLDLDPLLRSRVLEGCLGRRPPRIPVPEWATPYDAETAKLDALLHDMGEAEWRAPVRLRWFESERPVERATTVAGVIGHLLTVDGLVATSLGLPDPLGDRAPQGAPGPTTRTEAYWQMAGEEPGRLATHGPWREQSYALIRTVSFAGGGVGELAVPYGRLQLPMCDALLDRAFGCWVHAGDIADAVDYPYEPPAAGHVHQLIDLATRLLPTALAHRRRAGLAAQPQKLVEAGAPGRTLHLEVEGSGGGHWYIPLDSPAALGAKELTVAHIALDSAEFCQLAAGHVSPEEAAAGQDGEREAIRDVLFATASLSRL; the protein is encoded by the coding sequence GTGAACGGCCCGGACAAATGGGAGGGCCCCGAGCGCCCCGACGGCCCCGGTGGCCGTCCCCGCATACCGGCCCCCCGCACCGCCGCCGAGGACCGCGGCCCGCTGCCCGACATCCGCCCCGCGCCGGGCCCGGAGACCGGACGGGAAGCCGGAGCCGACGCCGGACGAGAAGCGCGGCCAGGAGCCGCACCGGAAGCCGTGCCGGAAGCGTCCCCGGAGCCGGGACAGGAAGCCCACCCAGAAGCCCAACCGGGAGCCCAACGGGAGGCCCCACCGGCAGCCCGGCCGGAGGCCCGACCCGGAGCGCAACACGAAGCCCCACCGGACGCCCACCCCCCAGCCCAACGCCCCACCCACCACACCGCAGTGCCGGAAACGAAACCGGAAGCCATGACCGACACCACCGGAGCGGGCCCCGGGTTCCCGGCCGCCGCCGTTCCCGGGGGCGCGCCGCCCCCGCAGCCCGCCCCGCCGCACACGGTCCTCAAATCGCTGCTCGGCGCCTGGGCGCTCGCCGCGTGCAGCGCCGAGGAGACCGCCGCGGTGGAGACCCATCTGACCGACTGCGCGTCCTGCGCGGACGAGGCGCTGCGGCTGCGCGACGCCGTCGGCCTGCTGCATCCCGCCGACAGCCTCGACCTCGATCCGCTGCTGCGCTCCCGCGTCCTGGAGGGCTGCCTGGGCCGGCGTCCGCCCCGTATCCCGGTGCCGGAGTGGGCGACGCCGTACGACGCGGAGACCGCGAAGCTCGATGCGCTGCTGCACGACATGGGCGAGGCGGAGTGGCGCGCCCCGGTGCGGCTGCGGTGGTTCGAGAGCGAGCGGCCGGTCGAGCGGGCGACCACCGTCGCCGGTGTCATCGGCCATCTGCTGACCGTCGACGGCCTGGTGGCGACGTCGCTCGGGCTGCCCGATCCGCTCGGCGACCGGGCCCCGCAGGGCGCTCCGGGCCCCACGACCCGTACGGAGGCGTACTGGCAGATGGCCGGCGAGGAGCCCGGCCGGCTCGCCACCCACGGCCCGTGGCGCGAGCAGAGCTACGCGCTGATCAGAACCGTCTCCTTCGCGGGCGGCGGCGTCGGCGAACTGGCCGTGCCCTACGGCCGGTTGCAGCTGCCCATGTGCGATGCGCTCCTGGACCGCGCCTTCGGGTGCTGGGTGCACGCCGGGGACATCGCGGACGCGGTGGACTATCCCTACGAGCCGCCGGCCGCCGGCCATGTCCACCAGCTGATCGATCTGGCCACCCGGCTGCTGCCCACCGCGCTGGCCCACCGCCGCCGGGCCGGGCTCGCCGCGCAGCCGCAGAAGCTGGTCGAGGCGGGCGCCCCGGGCCGCACCCTCCACCTGGAGGTCGAGGGCAGCGGCGGCGGGCACTGGTACATACCGCTGGACTCCCCGGCGGCCCTGGGCGCCAAGGAGCTCACCGTCGCCCATATCGCCCTGGACAGCGCGGAGTTCTGCCAGCTGGCCGCGGGGCATGTCTCCCCGGAGGAGGCCGCCGCGGGCCAGGACGGCGAGCGCGAGGCGATCCGCGACGTGCTGTTCGCGACCGCGTCGTTGTCCCGGCTGTGA